Part of the Permianibacter fluminis genome, CAACACGTCCACTTTCAAGGTGCCAAGCATGTTGCCGCGCAAGGACGTGGTCGACCAGAACTGTTCGTAATTGCCACACATCGAGTCCAGTGCAACCACCAATTCCGGCTGGCCGATGCGATCCGCCAGCGCTTCCATATACGCCGGCAAGTCCGGCGAACCACTTTCTTCCGAGCATTCAATCAGCATCAGCGTGCGACCAAAACTGCGGCCGCTTTCCTGCAGCCAAAGCAAGGCAGCGAACGAGGCGAAGATGGCGTAGCCGTCATCGGCACCACCGCGACCATATAACTTGTCGTCACGACGCACCGGTTGCCACGGTGCCAAACCCTCGGCCCAACCGGTGAACTCCGGCTGCTTGTCGAGGTGGCCGTAAATCAGCGTGTTGCCTTGACCATTTCCCGGTACTTCCACCAGCAGTACGGGCGTGCGGCCCGGCAGTCGGTGCACATCCATTTTCATGCCGGGCAGCGGATGCTTGCGACACCAGTCGGCAACCAGCTCGATGGCGCGATCCATATGGCCGTTTTTTGCCCAATCCGGATCGAAATGTACGGATTTGTTCGGGATGCGGATGTACTCGGCCAGTGTTGGCAGAATCTCGCGTTCCCAAAACTGCTCAAGAAAGGCCGGAATTGGCTGGTTTTGCGCGGTTGTCATGGTGTCGGTTTCCTCATTTCGTGCGAATCAAAAGCGCACGCGGTCCGGTCCGGGGTCTGGCCAGTTGTCATCATTTGGTCAGACCAGCGTAAAAGGTGTGACTGGCATAATACCGCGTCCGTCGCCGGGGCCACAGATTCGGCCCTTGGCGACTGCGTTTACCTACCCGTCCACATATCAGACGGCGCGTCATCCCAACGGATGATTTTGCAGCCGCCGGAGTTTTCGATGTCCAGACCGTCGTCGTTCAACCGGGAGCAATTGTTGGAGTGTGCTGAGGGCCGTATGTTCGGTCCGGGCAACGCTCAGCTGCCGGCCCCCAACATGCTGATGTTTGATCGCATCACCCACATCAGCGAAGAGGGAGGCGAGCATGGAAAAGGCGAGATCGTCGCCGAGCTCGATATCAAACCGGATTTGTGGTTTTTCGGTTGTCATTTCAAAGGTGATCCGGTGATGCCGGGCTGCCTCGGTCTGGATGCCATGTGGCAGCTCGCGGGTTTCTTTTTGCCGTGGAAAGGTCTGCCGGGTCGCGGTCGCGCCCTCGGCGTCGGTGAAGTGAAATTCACCGGCCAGATTTTGCCAACCAACAAGCTGGTGCAATACCGCATCCAGATCAAGCGGGTGATTGCCCGTAAACTGAATCTGGTGATCGGTGACGGCACCGTCAGCGTAGACGGCAAAGTCATCTACACCGCGGCTGATCTGCGGGTTGGCCTCTTCACCAATTTTGCGGAGTTTGCGTAAATGCAACGGGTCGTGATCACCGGGATGGGCATCGTCTCCTGTCTTGGTAACAACCAGCAGGAAGTGCTGGCCTCGCTGAAAGCAGGACGGTCCGGCATTCGCCGCGACGAGAGCCATGTCGAGCGTGGCCTGCGCAGTCAGGTCTCGGGTATTCCGCAGATTGATCTGGAAGCGCTGATCGATCGCAAACTCAAGCGCTTCATGGGCAATGGTGCGGCCTACGCTTATTTGTCGATGAAAGAAGCCATCGAACAAGCCGGTCTGACGCAAGACCAGATCAGCAATGTCCGCACCGGCCTTATCGCCGGCGCCGGCGGTCACTCGCCGCAGAACGAATACGAAGCAATCAAGACCCTGGAAGAGCGTGGCGTCCGCCGCGTTGGTCCTTACATGGTGCCGCGCGTGATGGGCTCCAGCATCTCGGCCAACCTGTCGACGGCATTCGAAATCAAGGGCATCAACTATTCGATTTCGTCAGCCTGCGCGACCAGCGCGCATTGCATCGGCAACGCCATGGAGCAAATCCAGCTTGGCAAAGCCGATGTGATGTTTGCCGGTGGCGGCGAAGAGGTGTACTGGTCGTTCAGCATGATGTTTGACGCCATGGGCGCGCTGTCGAGCAAGTACAACGAGACTCCGGAAAAAGCCTCGCGGGCGTATGACAAGCACCGCGACGGTTTTGTCATCGCGGGCGGTGGCGGCATTCTGGTGCTGGAGTCGCTGGAGCATGCGCTGAAGCGCGGCGCCAACATCCTGGCCGAAATCGTCGGCTACGGTGCCACCTCCGATGGTGCCGACATGGTTGCCCCGAGCGGCGAAGGCGCCATGCGCTGCATGAAAATGGCGCTGGCAACCACCAAAGCGCCGGTGGATTACATCAACACCCACGGCACTTCGACACCGGTCGGCGATGTCGCGGAACTCGGTGCCATCCGCGAAGTGTTTGGCAAAGAGGTTCCGCCGATCAGCTCGACCAAATCGCTGTCGGGCCACTCGCTGGGCGCTGCCGGCGTACAGGAAGCCATTTACTGCCTGCTGATGCAGCAGAATGATTTCATCTGCGCCTCGGCCAACATCGACGAACTGGATCCGGCCGCTGCCGATCTGCCCATCGTCCAGCAGACTCGCACCGGCGTGAAGCTCAATACCGTGCTGTCGAACAGCTTCGGTTTTGGCGGCACCAATGCCACACTGGTGATGCAGAAGTTCCAGCGCTGAACCTGTAGTAAAAAGCAAAAAGCCGGCAATGCCGGCTTTTTGCTTTTCAGAGTCTGACGTTCAGCGCGAGATGCTGATCCGTTTCTGAATGCTGCTGCTGCGCTTCGGAATGCGGATTTCCAGCACTCCGTTGTTGGCCTTGGCCGAAATCTCGTCGGTATTGGCGGTGTCTGGCAAGGCAAACTGGCGGTAGAAGCTACCGTAGTTGCGCTCAATCCGGTGGTAATCCCCTTCGTTGCTTTCCTTGCTGAATTGCCGCTCGCCTTTCAGTGTCAGCACGCCGTTGGTCGCGGTCACTTCAATCTTGTCCGGTTCCACACCGGGCAGATCGGCCAGCAGCACGATTTCCTTGCCGTTGTCTTTGACATCGACCGACGGCAGCCAGCTGCTGCTGTACAGTTCATTTGCCGTCTCGCCGGTTTTCGGCGCGCGGGTGTCAAACAACTGGTTGATTTCACGGTGCAATTGGTCAAACACGGACCAAGGTTGGTAGCGCATCAGTGTCATGGCATGTCTCCTATAAAAGCCCAAAAAAAGACCCCTCAGGAATGAGGCATGGCGACGACTTTGCTGCCATGCTTACCGTAGCAGGCAGCGCGAAATGACGTATTGACCCGGATCAACAGCGTGTCGGCGCTGTCTGCTAAATAGATAGGGTCGGCTTCGCGGATTTCAAGTACCGGTCGTTCAGGTGCCATGTTGCCAAGAACAAGGATTGCCAGATCATGATGCAGCCAGAAGTGCGGTGTTGGGGTGGCGTAGGTGAGGTCACCGGGTCCTGCTATCAAGTCACGCTCGGCAAGGAATCTATCCTGCTGGACTGTGGTTTGTTGCAAGGTGGTGCCAGGGAAGATGCCCGCAATTATGAGCCGACGCCCTATGACCCGCGCGCCATCGATGCGGTGGTGCTGAGCCACTCCCATCTCGATCATGCCGGCCGCTTGCCCAAGCTGCAGAAAGAGGGCTATCGCGGGCCGATTTATACCCACCGGGCCAGCCGCGATCTGTGCAGCATCATGCTGCGTGACGCCGCCCATCTGCAGGAAGCCGACCAGGAAGTTGAAAACCGCAAGCGGGCGCGAAAAGGTTTGAAGCCGCGCGAGCCGCTCTATACCCACCGCGATGTTGAGCGGGTCATGAAACAGTTTGAGGTGCTCGACTATGGCGAATGGCAGCCGCTGACCGAGCACATGTCGGTGCGCTTGCATGACGCCGGCCATATTCTCGGTTCGTCGATTGTCGAGCTGAAAATCGCTGCGCCCGACCGTGACCGCATCCTGATTTTCTCCGGCGACCTCGGCCCGTTCGGTGCGCCCATTCTGCGCAATCCCGAGCTGATTCCCTTTGCCGATGCGCTGCTGATGGAAAGCACTTATGGTGATCGCGATCACCGTGATTTCGACTCGACGCTGACCGAGCTCGGCGAGATCTTCCGCAGCGAGCAATCGCAGAAGGGCAATATCCTGATCCCGGCGTTTGCGGTGGGCCGCAGTCAGGAGTTGCTGTACCTGATGGCCAAGTACTATCGCGAGTGGGGGCTGTCGCGCTGGCAGATCTTCCTCGACAGCCCGCTCGCCATCGATGCCACCAATATCTATCTGCGCCATCACGCGCTGTACAACGGCGATGCGGTAAAACTGCTCGGCAATGACCATCCCGAACACGCGCTGCGCCGGCTGCTGCCCAATCTGCAATTCCTGCCGACGCCGGAGCAATCGCAGTCACTCAATCGGGTGCAATCGGGCGCCATCATCATTGCCGGCAGTGGCATGTGCACCGGTGGTCGCATCAAGCATCACCTGAAGCACCTGGTCTGGCGCGATACCACTCAGGTGATCATGATTGGTTATCAGGCCTATGGCACGCCGGGACTGGCGTTGGTCGAAGGCCGCGACTTTATCCGACTCTGGGGCGAGGGCATCCGGGTGCGGGCCAAGGTGCACACCATCGGTGGCTTGTCGGCGCACGCCGGCCAGCGCGATTTGCTCAAATGGTATGAAGGCTTCAAGCAATTGCCGCCGGTCTGGCTGGTGCACGGTGAACCGCAGGCGCAGCAGGCGTTGCAAGCCAAGTTGTGCGATTTGCATCCGGGTGTGCCGGTCAATATTGCGTCGCGGGGCGAGGTGTTGAAGCTTTAGTCGCTGTCAGGCGTGATTCGGCAAAACGTCGCGATCAATTATTGAACCCATTCGCGGTGGCCCGGCGTGGTTTTGGCGTTTTTGCGCAGAGCGGCAAAGCCCCCACCCCAGCCCTCCCCCTCG contains:
- the fabA gene encoding bifunctional 3-hydroxydecanoyl-ACP dehydratase/trans-2-decenoyl-ACP isomerase; amino-acid sequence: MSRPSSFNREQLLECAEGRMFGPGNAQLPAPNMLMFDRITHISEEGGEHGKGEIVAELDIKPDLWFFGCHFKGDPVMPGCLGLDAMWQLAGFFLPWKGLPGRGRALGVGEVKFTGQILPTNKLVQYRIQIKRVIARKLNLVIGDGTVSVDGKVIYTAADLRVGLFTNFAEFA
- the fabB gene encoding beta-ketoacyl-ACP synthase I, with product MQRVVITGMGIVSCLGNNQQEVLASLKAGRSGIRRDESHVERGLRSQVSGIPQIDLEALIDRKLKRFMGNGAAYAYLSMKEAIEQAGLTQDQISNVRTGLIAGAGGHSPQNEYEAIKTLEERGVRRVGPYMVPRVMGSSISANLSTAFEIKGINYSISSACATSAHCIGNAMEQIQLGKADVMFAGGGEEVYWSFSMMFDAMGALSSKYNETPEKASRAYDKHRDGFVIAGGGGILVLESLEHALKRGANILAEIVGYGATSDGADMVAPSGEGAMRCMKMALATTKAPVDYINTHGTSTPVGDVAELGAIREVFGKEVPPISSTKSLSGHSLGAAGVQEAIYCLLMQQNDFICASANIDELDPAAADLPIVQQTRTGVKLNTVLSNSFGFGGTNATLVMQKFQR
- a CDS encoding MBL fold metallo-hydrolase RNA specificity domain-containing protein; protein product: MMQPEVRCWGGVGEVTGSCYQVTLGKESILLDCGLLQGGAREDARNYEPTPYDPRAIDAVVLSHSHLDHAGRLPKLQKEGYRGPIYTHRASRDLCSIMLRDAAHLQEADQEVENRKRARKGLKPREPLYTHRDVERVMKQFEVLDYGEWQPLTEHMSVRLHDAGHILGSSIVELKIAAPDRDRILIFSGDLGPFGAPILRNPELIPFADALLMESTYGDRDHRDFDSTLTELGEIFRSEQSQKGNILIPAFAVGRSQELLYLMAKYYREWGLSRWQIFLDSPLAIDATNIYLRHHALYNGDAVKLLGNDHPEHALRRLLPNLQFLPTPEQSQSLNRVQSGAIIIAGSGMCTGGRIKHHLKHLVWRDTTQVIMIGYQAYGTPGLALVEGRDFIRLWGEGIRVRAKVHTIGGLSAHAGQRDLLKWYEGFKQLPPVWLVHGEPQAQQALQAKLCDLHPGVPVNIASRGEVLKL
- a CDS encoding Hsp20/alpha crystallin family protein translates to MTLMRYQPWSVFDQLHREINQLFDTRAPKTGETANELYSSSWLPSVDVKDNGKEIVLLADLPGVEPDKIEVTATNGVLTLKGERQFSKESNEGDYHRIERNYGSFYRQFALPDTANTDEISAKANNGVLEIRIPKRSSSIQKRISISR